From a region of the Microterricola gilva genome:
- a CDS encoding acyl-CoA dehydrogenase family protein: MTFEPLISDFYNYESLLSEQEKEAIMALRNYLDSEVRPIVGGYWNRAEFPTEIVRPLAELGQFSYAWDETRPFENSAVFRGFLAFELARVDASVATFVGVQNGLSCGSISVCGSPEQRAEWLPRLASGEIIGSFGLTEPQSGSDSAQGLRTTARRDGDNWVLNGAKRWIGNATFADITVIWAKDVADNQVKGFIVPTSTPGYTASKIEGKVSLRAVQNADITLEDVVVPESLRLANANSFKDTASVLRLTRAEVAWAAVGVAAGAYEAAVAYSKERMQFGKPIGAHQLVQDMLAKSLGNITASLGMVVRVSEMLDRGEQRDEHSALAKAFTTARMRETVAWCRELFGGNGIVIDYDIARFFADAEALYSYEGTREMNTLIVGRSITGQAAFV; this comes from the coding sequence ATGACCTTCGAGCCCCTCATCTCCGACTTCTACAACTACGAGTCGCTGCTCAGCGAGCAGGAGAAGGAGGCGATCATGGCGCTGCGCAACTACCTCGACTCCGAGGTGCGGCCCATCGTCGGCGGCTACTGGAATCGCGCGGAGTTCCCCACCGAGATCGTGCGGCCGCTGGCCGAGCTCGGCCAGTTCAGCTACGCGTGGGATGAGACCAGGCCGTTCGAGAACTCCGCCGTGTTCCGCGGCTTCCTCGCATTCGAGCTGGCCAGGGTCGATGCATCGGTCGCGACCTTCGTCGGCGTGCAGAACGGGCTGAGCTGCGGCTCAATCTCCGTCTGCGGCTCGCCGGAGCAGCGCGCGGAATGGCTGCCGCGACTGGCATCCGGTGAGATCATCGGCAGCTTCGGCCTGACCGAGCCGCAGAGCGGTTCAGACAGCGCCCAGGGCCTCCGCACCACAGCCAGGCGCGACGGCGACAACTGGGTGCTGAACGGGGCAAAGCGCTGGATCGGCAACGCCACCTTCGCCGACATCACCGTGATCTGGGCGAAGGATGTCGCGGACAACCAGGTCAAGGGCTTCATCGTGCCGACCAGCACGCCCGGGTACACCGCGAGCAAGATCGAGGGCAAGGTCAGCCTCCGCGCCGTGCAGAACGCCGACATCACGCTCGAGGACGTCGTCGTGCCCGAGTCGCTCCGGCTGGCGAACGCCAACTCGTTCAAGGACACGGCGAGCGTGCTCCGGCTGACCCGTGCAGAGGTGGCCTGGGCCGCCGTCGGTGTCGCGGCGGGCGCGTACGAGGCCGCCGTCGCCTACTCGAAGGAGCGGATGCAGTTCGGCAAGCCGATCGGCGCCCACCAGCTGGTGCAGGACATGCTGGCGAAGAGCCTCGGCAACATCACGGCGTCGCTCGGCATGGTCGTGCGGGTGTCGGAGATGCTCGACCGCGGCGAGCAGCGCGACGAGCACTCCGCCCTCGCCAAGGCCTTCACGACGGCCCGTATGCGGGAGACCGTTGCCTGGTGCCGCGAACTCTTCGGCGGCAACGGCATCGTCATCGACTACGACATCGCCCGCTTCTTCGCCGATGCCGAGGCGCTGTACTCGTACGAGGGCACGCGCGAGATGAACACCCTCATCGTCGGGCGCAGCATCACCGGGCAGGCGGCATTCGTCTGA
- the manA gene encoding mannose-6-phosphate isomerase, class I, with protein sequence MFVAITNTPRDYAWGSRTAIAELLGHAASGTPEAELWLGAHPASPSRIVGAGSGSAATLPELVLADPVGVLGERSIAEHGERLPFLLKVLAAAGPLSLQAHPSPEQASAGFALENEAGIAIDAPDRNYKDAFHKPELIVALSERFDALCGFRELAQTLDLVAELRRADAATAEPQPSPLEALEAVLRGREGLRDAVEWLLRDGRGEDSGEVEWLVERVVALAASAELADSPYAAEFATVGTLADAYPGDPSIVLALLLNRVTLRAGEALYLPAGNIHMYLDGLGVELMAASDNVLRGGFTPKHIDVDELLQVLRFDPVPVPRLEPERPADGVRVYRPDVTDFVLYAIERSEADAPVEITLSGAAIALCTAGTLQLTGGSSASEIARGESVFITPEEGVLGVAGAGSLFIATVG encoded by the coding sequence ATGTTTGTAGCAATCACCAACACCCCGCGCGATTACGCCTGGGGATCGCGCACCGCGATCGCCGAGTTGCTCGGGCACGCGGCGAGCGGAACCCCTGAGGCCGAACTCTGGCTGGGTGCCCATCCAGCATCGCCGAGCCGGATCGTCGGTGCCGGGTCGGGATCCGCCGCGACCCTGCCTGAGCTCGTCCTGGCCGACCCGGTCGGCGTGCTGGGGGAGCGGAGCATTGCCGAGCACGGTGAACGACTGCCGTTCCTGCTCAAGGTCCTGGCCGCCGCCGGGCCATTGTCGCTTCAGGCGCACCCGTCGCCCGAGCAGGCGAGCGCCGGATTCGCGCTTGAGAACGAGGCGGGCATCGCCATCGATGCGCCTGACCGCAACTACAAGGACGCCTTCCACAAGCCGGAGCTGATCGTGGCGCTGAGCGAGCGCTTCGACGCGCTCTGTGGCTTCCGGGAGCTCGCACAGACCCTCGACCTCGTCGCTGAGCTGCGCAGGGCGGATGCCGCGACCGCCGAGCCGCAGCCGAGTCCGCTCGAGGCGTTGGAGGCGGTGCTGCGCGGACGCGAGGGCCTGCGGGACGCCGTCGAGTGGCTGCTGCGTGACGGCCGGGGCGAGGACAGCGGAGAGGTGGAGTGGCTGGTCGAGCGGGTCGTGGCGCTCGCGGCATCCGCCGAGCTCGCCGACAGCCCCTACGCCGCCGAGTTCGCGACGGTCGGCACGCTCGCCGATGCCTACCCCGGCGACCCGAGCATTGTTCTCGCGCTGCTGCTGAACCGGGTGACGCTGCGGGCAGGGGAGGCGCTCTACCTCCCGGCAGGCAACATCCACATGTACCTCGACGGCCTCGGCGTCGAGCTGATGGCGGCCAGCGACAACGTGCTGCGCGGCGGCTTCACGCCCAAGCACATCGACGTCGACGAGCTGCTGCAGGTGCTGCGCTTCGACCCGGTCCCCGTGCCGCGGCTGGAGCCGGAGCGCCCGGCCGACGGCGTGCGCGTCTACCGGCCGGATGTCACCGACTTCGTGCTGTACGCGATCGAGCGGTCCGAGGCCGATGCGCCGGTGGAGATCACGCTGAGCGGTGCGGCGATCGCGCTCTGCACGGCGGGCACGCTGCAGCTGACGGGCGGGAGCTCCGCGAGTGAGATCGCCCGCGGCGAGTCCGTCTTCATCACACCGGAGGAGGGCGTGCTCGGCGTCGCCGGCGCTGGCTCACTCTTCATCGCCACGGTCGGCTGA
- a CDS encoding GlxA family transcriptional regulator: MAALTAFVEFLPSPLPGRSTRSTEGDMLKKVVCIALPGMAPFEFGVVCEVFGIDRSAQGGPTFDFTIVAAEPGPIRMKLGFDIVIYNDLSAAADADLVVVPAYMDASISSEGAPAVHQDILRVVREAEARGAWVLSVCSGAFVLGEAGLLDGRRSTTHWLYTDKLAKRFPGTTVDADVLYVEDRHVVTGAGTAAGIDAALHIVRRELGASAANIIARRMVVPPQRDGGQSQFIQLPAATAPDDSLAVVTDWMLQHLDQELTVDQLARTALMSPRTFARRFRAELGTTPTAWLNRQRLLRAQQLLEESELGLEIIAGDTGFGTAAVMRHHFVKVLQTTPTAYRRTFGSRGSARELLETR, from the coding sequence GTGGCAGCATTGACAGCATTCGTCGAGTTCCTGCCATCTCCGCTTCCCGGGCGCTCGACCCGTTCGACGGAGGGTGACATGCTCAAGAAGGTCGTCTGCATCGCGTTGCCTGGAATGGCGCCATTCGAGTTCGGCGTCGTCTGCGAGGTCTTCGGCATCGACCGCTCCGCCCAGGGCGGCCCGACCTTCGACTTCACGATCGTCGCGGCGGAGCCGGGGCCGATCCGCATGAAGCTCGGCTTCGACATCGTGATCTACAACGATCTGTCCGCCGCCGCCGACGCCGATCTGGTCGTCGTGCCCGCCTACATGGACGCCTCGATCAGTTCGGAGGGCGCCCCGGCCGTGCACCAGGACATCCTCCGGGTCGTGCGGGAGGCCGAGGCGCGCGGCGCCTGGGTGCTCAGCGTCTGCAGCGGCGCATTCGTGCTCGGCGAGGCCGGGCTGTTGGACGGCAGGCGCAGCACGACGCACTGGCTCTATACCGACAAGCTGGCCAAACGTTTCCCTGGCACCACCGTGGACGCCGATGTGCTCTACGTCGAGGACCGCCACGTCGTCACGGGTGCAGGCACCGCCGCCGGAATCGACGCCGCGCTGCACATCGTGCGCAGGGAGCTCGGGGCATCCGCGGCCAACATCATCGCCAGGCGCATGGTCGTGCCCCCGCAGCGCGACGGAGGGCAGTCCCAGTTCATCCAGCTGCCGGCCGCGACGGCGCCGGACGATTCGCTGGCCGTGGTGACCGACTGGATGCTGCAGCACCTCGACCAGGAGCTCACCGTCGACCAGCTCGCCCGCACGGCGCTGATGTCGCCGCGCACCTTCGCCAGGCGCTTCCGGGCAGAACTCGGGACGACGCCGACGGCCTGGCTCAACCGTCAGCGCCTGCTGCGCGCGCAGCAGCTCCTCGAGGAGAGCGAGCTCGGGCTGGAGATCATCGCGGGCGACACCGGCTTCGGCACCGCAGCGGTCATGCGGCACCACTTCGTCAAGGTGCTGCAGACGACGCCGACGGCGTATCGACGCACCTTCGGCTCCCGCGGGAGCGCCCGCGAACTGCTCGAGACGCGCTAG
- the galE gene encoding UDP-glucose 4-epimerase GalE, with translation MAWLVTGGAGYIGSHVVRAFLADGIDVVIVDDLSSGHADFVPAEVPFYRGSILDAELLASLFAENAIDGVVHVAGFKYAGVSVQRPLHTYEQNVTATTVLLQAMQNAGVGRIVFSSSAAVYGTPDTDLVTEATPKSPESPYGESKLIGEWLLRDEGIATGLAHTSLRYFNVVGSGHDGLYDTSPHNLFPLVFEALLDGRTPRINGDDYNTPDGTCVRDYIHVADLARSHVAAAERLQAGDAIEPVYNLGSGDGVSVGEIMSTMSAVTGIPFTPEIAPRRSGDPDRIVASGELARRDLNWEMRHSLSAMVQSAWDARRAAA, from the coding sequence ATGGCGTGGTTGGTAACGGGTGGCGCGGGATACATCGGCTCGCACGTGGTGCGGGCATTCCTGGCCGACGGCATCGACGTCGTCATCGTCGATGACCTCTCCAGCGGCCACGCCGACTTCGTTCCGGCCGAGGTGCCGTTCTACCGCGGCAGCATCCTGGACGCCGAGCTGCTGGCCAGTCTCTTCGCCGAGAACGCCATCGACGGCGTCGTCCACGTCGCCGGCTTCAAGTACGCCGGTGTCTCGGTGCAGCGACCGCTGCACACCTACGAACAGAACGTCACCGCGACAACGGTCCTGCTCCAGGCGATGCAGAACGCCGGCGTCGGCCGCATCGTCTTCTCCTCCAGCGCCGCCGTGTACGGCACCCCTGACACCGACCTGGTGACGGAGGCGACGCCGAAGTCCCCGGAATCGCCATACGGCGAGAGCAAGCTCATCGGCGAGTGGCTGCTGCGCGACGAGGGCATCGCCACCGGCCTCGCGCACACCTCGCTGCGCTACTTCAACGTCGTCGGCTCCGGCCACGACGGCCTCTACGACACCAGCCCGCACAACCTCTTCCCGCTCGTCTTCGAGGCGCTGCTCGACGGGCGCACCCCGCGCATCAACGGTGACGACTACAACACGCCGGACGGCACGTGCGTGCGCGACTACATCCACGTGGCCGACCTCGCCCGTTCGCACGTCGCGGCGGCCGAGCGCCTCCAGGCCGGCGATGCGATCGAGCCCGTGTACAACCTGGGCAGCGGCGACGGCGTCTCGGTCGGCGAGATCATGAGCACCATGTCCGCGGTCACCGGCATCCCGTTCACCCCGGAGATCGCGCCCCGCCGCAGCGGTGACCCCGACCGCATCGTCGCCTCGGGCGAGCTGGCGCGGCGCGACCTGAACTGGGAGATGCGGCACAGCCTCTCGGCGATGGTGCAGAGTGCGTGGGACGCGCGACGCGCCGCCGCGTAA
- a CDS encoding WhiB family transcriptional regulator encodes MAESEYRPGVPEDWFVDPVRLGVPGVRQHIDGDNPLAWQTDSLCAQTDPEAFFPEKGGSTRDAKKICGSCEVRSECLDYALSNDERFGIWGGLSERERRKLRKRAS; translated from the coding sequence ATGGCTGAATCTGAGTATCGTCCGGGGGTACCCGAGGATTGGTTCGTCGATCCTGTCAGGCTGGGTGTTCCCGGCGTCAGGCAGCACATCGACGGGGACAACCCCTTGGCCTGGCAGACGGATTCGCTCTGTGCGCAGACCGACCCAGAGGCGTTCTTCCCGGAGAAGGGCGGCTCGACCAGGGACGCCAAGAAGATCTGCGGATCGTGCGAGGTGCGCTCGGAATGCCTCGATTACGCGCTCTCCAACGATGAGCGTTTCGGCATCTGGGGTGGCCTGTCCGAACGGGAACGTCGCAAGCTTCGCAAGCGCGCAAGTTAG
- a CDS encoding glycosyltransferase family 2 protein — translation MSPRVTAILIARNGAQHLARTLAALSAQTRRPDSVIMVDCGSTDATAQLLAGYGPTQLISAGEELSFGDAIATAVRVTAPPEADDEFLWLLAQDTAPEPGALAALVNALEIAPSVAVAGPKQMDWDRADYIREFGETITRFGATVPVVGAELDQAQHDGLSDVLAVGSAGMLVRHRLWETLAGFDPALPVVDDALDFCVRARLAGHRVALVPAARVAVAGDGIAGAGSSQKGSERRKRVRLRRQAQLHRRLVYAPAAALVLHWLSLVPLAFVRAFLRLMQKEPGSIGAEFGAAFGAAFSGIRVSNSRRRLKTTRTLGWGSIASLRMPSAEVRRRRALVREQRRSLVRGSRHELAFFSSGGAWTLIVAAVAGVAILAPLLGATALTGGGLLPVNAPAVLWQNIGYGWRDIGTGFVGAADPFAAVLAVLGSITFWSPSALLLALYFAALPLAALGAWLAAARLTNRGALRALAAVLWMLAPTFLSAIADGRPAPMIAHILLPWLFFAAAAAARSWSASAASALLFAAITACVPSLTPALLVLWLLAVLFSGRSVMRFIGIPIPALVLAAPLLLDQQLRGNWLALVADPGVPLPAEQASSWQLLFGFPNGDFGGWGALVESLALPGVTADIIVPILLAPLAVLALLALFLPGSRSALFGLVAALLGFATSIAAAQIAVATLGDQSIPVWPGAGLSLYWAGLIGAAVIGLNALGRAATAPAIISGLALTMAVVPLAGSIALGAAAPNPAAVHAGDARMLPAFVTAEAQTDPRAGTLVLVPQSDGGVLAELQRGSGTTLDDQSTLFATQTELSEDDAMLAELAGNLSSRSGFDAQPSLDALAIRFVLLAPASAAPGANVSADAADTARRTASSLDGNALLVPVGETDFGTLWSYQSDVAAADAAAIPADASGWFGQAVMWTQLAVFGFVVLLSIPTGAGRDVPGGRAAVPATVLPQPESARKPAKRRRAKADSAEPAAPLEPTRSDDVTQAEPDAQPDGDAVEPIQNDTEESGQSDER, via the coding sequence ATGTCTCCCCGAGTAACCGCCATCCTCATCGCGCGCAACGGCGCCCAGCATCTCGCTCGAACTCTGGCGGCCCTCTCGGCGCAGACGCGTCGGCCGGACTCCGTGATCATGGTCGATTGCGGGTCGACGGACGCCACAGCACAGCTGCTCGCCGGCTACGGCCCGACCCAGCTCATCTCGGCCGGCGAAGAGCTGAGCTTCGGCGATGCCATCGCCACCGCCGTTCGCGTCACCGCGCCGCCGGAAGCCGACGACGAGTTCCTCTGGCTGCTCGCCCAGGACACGGCGCCGGAACCGGGGGCACTCGCCGCCCTCGTCAACGCGCTGGAGATCGCGCCGTCTGTCGCCGTCGCCGGACCCAAGCAGATGGACTGGGACCGCGCGGACTACATCCGCGAATTCGGCGAGACGATCACCCGCTTCGGCGCAACCGTCCCGGTCGTCGGGGCGGAGCTCGATCAGGCCCAGCACGACGGCCTCAGCGATGTGTTGGCCGTCGGCTCCGCCGGCATGCTCGTGCGCCACCGACTCTGGGAGACGCTGGCGGGTTTCGACCCCGCCCTGCCCGTCGTCGATGACGCGCTCGACTTCTGTGTGCGCGCCCGCCTGGCCGGCCACCGCGTCGCGCTCGTCCCCGCCGCCCGTGTGGCCGTGGCCGGCGACGGCATCGCCGGAGCCGGCAGCTCGCAGAAGGGCAGCGAGCGTCGCAAGCGGGTCAGGCTGCGCCGGCAGGCCCAACTGCACCGCAGGCTCGTCTACGCGCCGGCCGCCGCGCTCGTGCTGCACTGGCTCTCGCTCGTTCCGCTGGCCTTCGTGCGGGCGTTCCTGCGCCTGATGCAGAAGGAACCGGGTTCGATCGGCGCCGAGTTCGGTGCCGCATTCGGCGCGGCGTTCTCCGGCATCCGCGTCTCGAACTCCCGGCGCCGGCTGAAGACCACGCGCACCCTGGGCTGGGGATCGATCGCGTCGCTGCGGATGCCGAGCGCCGAGGTGCGCCGCCGCCGGGCGCTCGTGCGCGAACAGCGGCGCTCCCTGGTGCGCGGATCACGCCACGAACTCGCGTTCTTCAGCAGCGGGGGAGCCTGGACGCTGATCGTCGCGGCCGTCGCCGGCGTCGCGATTCTCGCGCCGCTGCTCGGCGCGACGGCGCTGACCGGGGGCGGCCTGCTGCCCGTGAACGCCCCAGCAGTGCTCTGGCAGAACATCGGCTACGGCTGGCGCGACATCGGAACCGGTTTCGTCGGGGCGGCCGACCCATTCGCCGCCGTGCTCGCCGTGCTCGGCTCGATCACCTTCTGGTCGCCATCCGCCCTGCTGCTCGCACTGTACTTCGCCGCACTGCCGTTGGCCGCGCTCGGCGCGTGGTTGGCCGCCGCCCGGCTCACCAACCGCGGGGCACTGCGGGCGCTGGCCGCCGTGCTGTGGATGCTCGCACCGACCTTCCTCAGCGCGATCGCCGACGGCCGACCGGCACCGATGATCGCGCACATCCTGTTGCCGTGGCTGTTCTTCGCCGCGGCCGCGGCCGCACGCTCCTGGTCGGCGTCTGCGGCATCCGCTCTGCTCTTCGCGGCGATCACCGCGTGCGTGCCGTCGCTCACCCCCGCGCTGCTCGTGCTCTGGCTCCTCGCCGTGCTGTTCAGCGGCCGCTCGGTCATGCGCTTCATCGGCATCCCGATTCCGGCGCTCGTGCTCGCGGCACCCCTGCTGCTCGACCAGCAGCTGCGCGGCAACTGGCTGGCGCTCGTCGCAGACCCCGGCGTCCCGCTGCCCGCGGAGCAGGCCTCGAGCTGGCAGCTGCTGTTCGGATTTCCCAACGGCGACTTCGGTGGCTGGGGCGCGCTCGTCGAGTCGCTCGCGCTGCCCGGCGTGACCGCGGACATCATCGTGCCGATCCTGCTCGCGCCGCTCGCCGTGCTCGCCCTGCTCGCGCTCTTCCTGCCCGGCTCGCGCTCGGCGCTGTTCGGGCTCGTCGCCGCGCTGCTCGGCTTCGCGACATCCATCGCGGCGGCCCAGATCGCCGTCGCGACGCTCGGCGATCAGAGCATCCCCGTCTGGCCGGGTGCCGGTCTCAGCCTCTACTGGGCGGGTCTCATCGGTGCCGCCGTCATCGGATTGAACGCGCTCGGCCGCGCCGCGACGGCACCGGCGATCATCTCCGGTCTGGCGTTGACCATGGCCGTCGTCCCGCTTGCCGGCTCCATCGCCCTCGGCGCGGCCGCACCGAACCCCGCAGCCGTCCACGCCGGCGACGCGCGCATGCTCCCCGCCTTCGTGACCGCCGAAGCACAGACCGATCCTCGTGCGGGAACGCTCGTGCTCGTCCCGCAGTCGGATGGCGGCGTGCTCGCCGAGCTGCAGCGCGGCTCCGGCACGACACTCGATGACCAGTCGACGCTCTTCGCGACCCAGACCGAGCTGAGCGAGGACGACGCCATGCTGGCCGAGCTGGCGGGCAACCTCAGCTCGCGCAGCGGCTTCGACGCCCAGCCGAGCCTCGACGCGCTGGCGATCCGCTTTGTGTTGCTGGCCCCGGCCAGTGCCGCACCCGGCGCCAACGTCAGCGCGGATGCCGCAGACACCGCGCGGCGCACGGCGAGCTCGCTCGACGGCAACGCGCTCCTGGTTCCGGTCGGCGAGACCGATTTCGGCACGTTGTGGAGCTACCAGAGCGACGTCGCCGCGGCCGACGCCGCCGCGATCCCGGCTGACGCCAGCGGCTGGTTCGGCCAGGCCGTGATGTGGACACAATTGGCCGTGTTCGGCTTCGTCGTGCTGCTCTCGATCCCGACCGGAGCCGGTCGAGACGTGCCGGGCGGGCGGGCGGCCGTTCCCGCGACCGTTCTGCCGCAACCGGAATCCGCGCGGAAGCCCGCGAAGCGGAGGAGGGCGAAGGCCGACTCCGCCGAGCCGGCCGCACCGCTCGAGCCCACCAGGTCAGATGACGTGACGCAGGCGGAGCCGGACGCGCAGCCGGACGGCGACGCGGTCGAACCGATCCAGAACGACACGGAAGAAAGCGGGCAGAGCGATGAGCGCTAG